The nucleotide window ATAGTTAACAGCTTAAACCCTAAATTAAAGGTTGTTAGCTGTTTTGTACTCAGTAAGTAAATAACCTAAATTAACCATCATATGTCACTTGCTTTGAAACTTACTCAAACTTTCAATCACACTATTTCAGGGAGTTTTTGGCTCAGTTTTCCAGGTTGGTGTATCGACATGGTGTCGATGCTCAACCTTTGAGGATTATATTACAATTATCACCAATGCTATTCAGCAGTCAAGTTTAGTTGAATTTTCTACTGTATCCATGTTCAAGCTTTTGGGGATTGTAGTTACCGTTTTGCATTGAAACCTACTATTGCTATTTTGACTCAGAAAATTTAGAAAGAAAGCACGGGCTATCTAGCTTCATTTAGAGTTTAACTACCAAAAGATAATTGTTGTTTATGTACCCTATTAAACTGAAAACAcatcaataataaaaataccCACAACAAAGCGCGGGCTATCTACCTAGTTTATATAATTCAactatgttttgtttttttagggTTTAACCTTGTAAGAGGGTGATCCCAGGGGCCTGGGCATTTCTGTTTTCTGCATCATTTTAGGAATTGTTAATTTGTGGAGCATTTTTTCTACTAGTGTTACCCATATTGGCTTATCGTCTCTAGGTTCAAGTATCTACACGCATTTGATATGAGTGGCTAAGCCTTTTATGATATTCTGACTGCTTGCGTTCGTAATCTTATTACAGTCATCTTTTCAGCTTTGTACAAGATAAAAGAGGACCAAAATTTGGAGTTTCAGCATGGAAAATTTTGAACAGCCTATGGACTTGAGGTATGATTTCTATTGCAcaatggagttttttttttttttaattgcattTTGCCTGAAACTTTGTATCCTGGACAATACAACATAGAGCAAAATTCCTAAACTGTGGGCACTGGCTCGCTTGTTTTAGCTTTTGGAGTTTTTGATTTGTTTCTTGCACAAGTTACTGTGGATTATCTACTAATAACTAGTCTGGTGGGACTGGGCACTGAAATATGTACTGCACTTTCTGTTTGAGCATTCATGCTCTTTCCCTGTTTCTGGCAGCTCTGGAGGTGGCGATAGCAATGCAATCGTCTTGCCAAATAagagaaagaggaaaaggaagGGTGCTACTCAGGTATGTGCGGAACCTAAATCACCgatctctttcttttctactCTATCACAAATAAAGAATTTCTCTTATCTGATTGGCATAGGAGGGTAAGATACTTGGCACAAGAAAAACACCGAAGATGACCAAATCCCAGGAAAGGAAGTTGCAAAAGTTGGAGGTACGTCAATATATTCATTTGTGTATATCTGTTTAAGTCTCTTAGCTTGACATGGATTAGTTTGCTTTCTATTTCTGCAGGAGGAGAAGGAAAAAGCCCTTTTGCTATCCAAGAGCATTGATGCCTTAGGGTAAGTCTATCGTCCCCATCCTCCCCTccccaacttcttcttcttctttttttaaattattttttagtgTCTTTCTTGGTGGTTAGGCCTGTTTTCTACACAAGTAGTGCTTGATGCAATTTATATGTTTAAATTATCAGGAAATATAAGCTTCCGGAGGGTGCATATTCTCTTTTGCAATCATCAAAAGATATTGGCCAGGTTTGTATTTATTGAAAtgttcatcattttttttttaatataaacaAATTTTATTTAGCAAAAAGAATGATACAAAAGAAAGTGGACAAGCAGTCCACAAATGCACTGAGCTACATAACAAAGCTCCAAACAATCTAACAACACTAACAAAACTAGAAGCGCACAACAACCATACAAGAACAAGGACTCTAGAGCAGCCTTCCAATCTAACAGAATGGAAGAAAGACTAGAGTTTGGAAACCATCGAAACAGAAGACCCCAGAGCTGCCCAATATCCTACTGTTTCACCACATTAGTCTTCAAAAATCCTTCTATTTCTTTCCATCCAGAGCTCTCAAATGACAGCACGAACACTACAACCCAAAGTACTTTGGCTGACCCTTTCCCAAAGCAGACAAAATGAAAATGTTCACCAAAATTTGTTGCATATATCTTCATTCTTGACGGGTTCTTCTCTGTAGGTTGaatcaaaaaaggaaaaacgtaGGAAGGCTGTACTATTCTCCAAAGCTGGATTAGAAGTTCCCTATACCAACCAACCATTAAAAAAGAAAGACGGTATGGATGCTTGTAGTGAAAGTGAACCCGAGTCGGAAAGAACTCAACCAAGGCAGGATCTTGACAAAAGTGGTCAAGTACAACCGATGGTGATACAAAAGGAAATCCAAAAGACCACATCTGTATTTTTGAACTCCTCGCAGGGGCTAGTCTATAGCAGAGGACATGCTACAAATGGTGGTCCTGCTGATGGCTCACTGTCTAAAAATGTTATTTGCAACGTGTCTTTGCCAGAAAACATAGCTTCTAGTGTGAATGATGACCATGAAAGAACAGAGGCAATGGTACTTTTCATTTTTATCATATTGTGAATTTCTCAACTTTGTTGTTTTGCTTCCTTATTTAtgcaattaaaattttaaaaggaGACTTGTTTGACTCTTTGATTACATATGCTGTACATTCTGTTATTCTGGCCTTTTGAAAAGGGAGAACTTTTTGGATTCTAATATTTTAGTGTCTTTGTGACATGTGTCCAATGAGCAATCTGAGATCAcatttcattttggattagGTATTAGATCATAACAATGAGCACCGTGTAAAAAAGATGTGGAGATGTCCCTGGTTCTCAGCTAACAATACATATATAGAGCAATGACAACTGTAAAACTACCTGTTTTTGTATCTTTCTGGGTGGCATTCATTTGTATATCTAGTATATTTACTGACTAATTGGAGATTGGATATCGTATAGGATAGAGTAAAAGGGAGCCCAAAGGTGACTTCAAGCAGGACAggtgaattttctgattttgctgCTCCAAGGTCTTTGATCGCTCCAACTATAGTGCACGTATCAAGGCCAATTGAAGTTGAAAACACAAGGAAGGATCTTCCAATAGTAATGATGGAACAGGAGATAATGGAGGCTGTTAATGACCATTCCACTGTTATTATATGTGGAGAAACAGGGTGTGGTAAAACCACTCAGGTTCCTCAGGTGGGTTATAATATTTATACCCTCAAAATAATAAAGagaatcatcatcattattattGCCCATTATTTTGCTTCATCTCAGCTCTCCTTGCACTTCCTAATTTCCGGACTTCGGTTGACATCTTAcagttttttttcttaattcttTTTGAAGTTTCTAATTTCTGCATTTTGGTTTACATCTTGCAGTTTCTTTTTGAAGCTGGCTTTGGTTCAAGTCACTCTTGTCATCGAAGTGGTATTATTGGTGTCACTCAACCTCGTCGTGTTGCAGTCCTTGCAACTGCTAAGCGAGTTGCATATGAGCTTGGTCTGCATTTAGGTAAAGAGGTTGGCTTTCAAGTTAGGTTTGACAAAAAATTTGGCGACAGTTCCTCCATCAAGTTCATGACAGATGGAATATTACTACGCGAGCTTCAGGTGCACAACTTTTAATTTTAATGTCAGGATTTGAACAACTAtgcatcaaaatcaaatcttgaCTCTGATTTAATTTATTTGAGTTTTTACTTAGGTAGGTCCTCTGTAGAATGAGCCTATATCTGCTATCTTATCTTACATCTCCATCTAAAGTAGGTTCAATTTAGGAAACAGAAAGGATTGTATTGTTCTGGCCCACCTGCAATTTTGCCCAACAATCTACTTTAGATAGTCCAGTTTTTAAGTCTCCTTTCTGTGACCTTGCAATAAGAAACAGCGGTAAAATCGGAAACCATTTAGCCATTATGAGCATATAATTGTTTGAAATATTGTGTTTTTCTAACTTTTAGACGACTATAAGTctcaattgagatgattttatgCGACGATGATCTTTAAAGGGACAGGGGacttaagaaaataaatagTGTTGAATATTAGAACGATAGTCCAAGCTGAAAACTACAAGTGGTATTTTCTGAAAAGGTGGATCCTTTTTAAGAAGTTTTGCTCCACTTATGTGGGCGCTGCCCAATTTTATAATTGCATGATTTTATGCAAAGGGTCCTAGTTTGAGAGTTTCACCTATGGATCTTTGGAACTGGAACCTTAGTGCCAAGTCTTGCTCAGCCCCAAACTGAATTCTGTTTGTTTGGATTTGCCCCTTTCTCTTTAGAGAAGCATTGTTCTCTTTCGAGGACCTGTTTTGAACTCTTTTGCCTTTTCATGTTAGATTCTATGCAGCATGGTTGCTAAACCCTCTATTTTTTTGCAGAGTGATTTTTTGTTAAAGCGATACTCTATAATAATTCTTGATGAAGCTCATGAGCGGAGCTTGAGCACGGACATACTTATTGGAATGCTTTCTCGTGTAATTAGTACTCGCCAGGTGAAGCTCAAGAGCGGTGTCTATTActggaagttttactattaACAATTGTTTATCAACCATTTGTTGTACTCGTATTTGCAGGAAATCTATGTTAAGCAGCAAAGGGCTGTGCTTTCAGGAAAAACTATAGATCCTGGACAACAAGTTTTTCCATTAAAGCTTGTGCTGATGAGTGCCACCTTGCAAGTGGAAGACTTCATTTCTGGTAGAAAGTTGTTTCGTGATGTCCCGCCAGTTATAGAAGTTCCCACTAGACAATTTCCAGTAACCACTCACTTCTCAAAAAGAACTGGGACGGACTATGTTGGCCAAGCATATAAAAAAGTCTTGGCAATTCACAAGAGGCTGCCCCGGGGGGGCATACTTGTCTTTGTCACTGGGCAGAAGGAAGTAGAGTTCTTGTGTCAAAAACTACGTAGAGCTTCAACAGAACTGGTCATGAAAACATCTGGAGGGAAAATTGGGTGTAATGCCACTGATGCTTCTAATAAAGATGTTGAACTACTAGATATGAACGAGATTAATGAAGCATTTGAGGTTGAAGAAAATTTAGCCGACCATCAAATTGACAGGTTTAGCTCTGTTGATGAAGTTCTGGGTAATATATATGAGGATGAATTGGATGCTTCGTATGATTCAGACACAGACAGTGAAGTGGAAATTATTGATGATGATGGGGGTTTATTGTTACACAATCCCCCAGAAATTGATGGTGTTGGTGCAGATGTTTTAGGAGAGACGGGGAGCATTGCTTCACTGAAAGCTGCTTTTGAAGCTTTGGCTGGTAAAACTGAACTGTACTCTAGTTCTGATGGGAAACAGCCAATTTCAGTTACTGTAGATGCTTACTTTAATAAATCCCATCCTAGTCTTGGGAAAAAGAGTGAGGTTGATATTGATAATTCCCCAGGTGGCTTGCATGTTCTCCCTCTTTATGCCATGCTGCCTGCGGCTTCTCAGCTTCGCGTATTTGAAGAAGTCAAGGAAGGAGATCGACTAGTTGTTGTAGCCACAAATGTGGCTGAGACCTCTTTAACCATACCTGGGGTAAAGTATGTCGTCGATACTGGCAGAGTAAAAGTGAAAGACTACAATTCCTCAAATGGTATGGAAACATATAACATAAAGTGGATAAGTAAGGCATCAGCTGCTCAACGTAAAGGAAGAGCTGGAAGAACGGGACCCGGGCACTGTTATCGTCTTTATTCTTCTGCAGTATATAATAATGAATTTCCCGACTTTTCTCCGGCTGAAATATTGAAAGTCCCTATTGATGGCGTTGTCCTTCTCATGAAATCTATGAATATTGAAAAGGTTCCTCTCTATTTACATTTAGATTCCCATAACTGTACATTACTTGCCTCGGGTTAGATTGTTCCATATCTGTTTATTTCTGTATGTTATTAGTTGTAGATGTATTATTTGTCTTCTGGTGTTCATGGTTTGGATGTTCTTACAACTTTCTTTTTCATTGATTGCCTTCTATATCTAATAGTatgcttttttttatttattattacttgtttttcatttgaaaggactctctctctctctctcgttattcttttgtttttttttttgtttttgttttttgtttggacGTATTCTAGTATTTGACCTTATGTTGTGGAAATCCCAGGTATCCAATTTTCCATTTCCAACTCCACCTGATGTTGCTGCCTTGGGTGAAGCAGAACGTTGCTTGAATGCCCTTGAAGCACTTGACAGCAATGGCAGATTAACACCTTTAGGGAAGGCCATGGCTCGTTACCCCATGAGTCCTCGCCACTCCAGGATGCTCCTTACGGTTATTCAAATCATGTACAATGAGAAAAGTTATTCCCGCAGTAAATTAATTCTAGCATATGCAGTTGCAGCAGCGGCTGCTTTGAGTTTGTCAAATCCTTTTGTGAGGCAGTTTGAAAATGACTCAAATAACCATGACTTGGATCAGGATGAAAATCTCAGCGCTTCTGTGAACAATAAGGTGTTAGAGAAGCAAGAAAAGTTAAGAAGGAAGAAACTAAAAGAAACTGTAAAGGTGTTTCGTGAAAAATTTTCTAATCCTGTCAGTGATGCTCTGTCTGTAGCTTATGCTTTGCAGTGCTATGAACTTTCTAGGAGCCCACTAAAGTTCTGCAATGATAATGCCCTACACCCAAAAACGATGGAGGAAATGTCCAAGCTGAGAAAGCAACTACTCCAACTTGTATTTAGTCAATGTGGTGTATCTGGCAGTGAGAAGGATTTTTCATGCATTTTTGGAAGTTTGGAAGATGTTGAACATGTTTGGAGGGCTTCCCATGATAAGAGTCCTCTTTCACTGTATGAGGAAGATCTCTTAGGCCAAGCTATCTGTGCTGGTTGGGCAGATAGGGTGGCGAAACGTATTAGAGGAACCTCAGGGTCATCTGAAGTAGATAGAAAAGTTCATGCAGTGCGGTATCAAGCCTGCATGGTTGAAGAGACTGTGTTCCTCCACCGTTGGTCATCTGTTTCTAATGCTGCCCCAGAGTTTTTGGTGTACACTGAGCTAATACAGACAAGACGTCCATACATGCATGGTGTTACTAGTGTAAAACCAGAATGGCTTGTAAAGTATGCTCCATCTTTATGCACTTTCTCTGCAGCTTCATCCGATGCCAAGCAGTATTATGAGCCTGTGACTGACCAAGTGTTACATGATGTCATTCCAGCCTTTGGTCCTCATCTATGGAAGCTTCCCCCACATAGTTTGCCTATTACTAACTATATCTCTCGAGTGGCAGTTTTTGCTTATGCTTTGCTTGAAGGCCAGGTTTTGCCATGCTTGAGACGTGCTCGGGAGTTTATGAAGGCACCTCCAGCTAGTATTTTACGGCCAGAGGCAGAAGGGCAAAGACGGGCTGGAAATTTGTTAGCTAAGTTAAACATAAAAAAGATAGACAGCTGTGCTATGTTAAGAGAGATCTGGAAGGAGAATCCTAATGAATTGCATTCAGAAATCCAGGATTGGTTTAAGGAGAGTTTCCGCAAGAATTTGGCAGCTCTATGGTCAGACATGCTTAGGGAAGTTCTTTTAGAGCCGCAAGAACGGTTTTCAAAGAGAGAGATCAGAAGAATTGAAGTTAAAAGATAAACTAAATGGTTAGTTTGGATGTTGGACGAGCACACTGACACGAACATTGTTTGCCTGAATATGAGAGTCAAAATTGTAGTCCGTTTAAACTTTTCGTTTGCTTGTTATTCCATTTGAACTCCCAGCAATTTCACTTTTAACTATTGTTTACTTACAGTTCTACACACCAGTGTATTTTAGGGCTGGTTAGTTAcatgaaaaaggaaagaaatataaaaactAAAGTAAACATGGGTATACATATTACTTGGAagtgtcattttaaaatttatatTATCAATTAAGTCAATATATGTTTTTATTTCTCATTAAgtcaccaaaaaataaaaaagatcaatatttacaaaaaaattgTGATATCCAGTAAACTTAACTTAAATTTTTTGTACTGTTCACCGATGGTTATTTTCTTTTAGGTGAGTTCTTGTTATCTGGATTGGTAAATTGACCTGTTACTTATTTAGTATTTGTTTAATATgtatctgttttgttttgttttgtttgttggtagtaaaacaaataaaatgccTTTAGTTAGTAAGCGTGGTTTAGACTATACATGTGGCTACAGCTTACTAATATACCTTTTGCTATAGCTAATTTAAATGGGGAAATAGGAGCTGGAGGGGTTCTTAGATATGATTATGGTAACTGGATACATGGATTTGTTGCTCATCTGGGGCATGGTCAGATTTTGGAAGCTGAGACATGGGGTATGTTATTGGGATTACAAATGGTTGCTGATCTTGAAATGGATAAAGTTATCCTGGAATGTGATTCTGAAGTGTTGGTTAATCTGATGAATAGTGGATTTGATGATATGCACCCTGTGAAGACGGTTATTTTGTCTCCATCTTCAAAGTAGCTTCTCCGAGTGTGTGATTAGCCTCGTGTTTCGAGAAGTTAATATAGTTGCAGATGCCCTTTCAAGATGCAATTTATCTGCTGAGAAGTTTTGTTAGGTTTGGGGCTTAAAATGAGAGGACAAAGGCCATTGTGGAAATGAATGGTGCATATTGTTCGAGCAGGCCCATGCGTATAGGTGTTGCAACGCCAAAAAATCATCTGGATATCAACAACAGTACTCTTCACAAGGTATGATTGAATGCTGAGGTTTTTATTGCGTGATATGAGTTGCAAGTTTAGTCCTTAAATTATTCACCTGTAACAAGTCCCCCGTTTTTTATCAACATGTTGGATTCATCTGTGCACATTTGACAAATGAAGTTTTATATTCTCTTTTCTTATGTTATGAACTTGCTGTTGATGTAATTTTAAGTCTGGCTTCTTACAAAGCTGAAACTGTAAAGTAACAAACTTGTATTATTGGGCCAACCCACATCTTGcacattttccttttcctaatTTCTAATTTCCTTTCCTCCTGCTTTCTACATAAGTTGCATGCTTTGCTTATCTTACTTTTAACCTTAACATTTACTCATGCTTAGGATATTTAGTATTGCTTGCTTTTCCATCATCAGTCATTTCTACTTTCTTAGCTCTATCATATATTAAAGAGCTTCTTGTACAATGGCAATTGGTAATAGTAATCGTCATCATGTCATAACTGACTTGGAGGCATTGCAGTTCATTGGGCGATCTAGTTTTAACAGGCATGTTTGATTGTAATTGGCACCTTGCAGTTTGCATCATCTTCTTTTcttggttcttttttttttccttcgttcaGTGCTCTAGCTGTCAGCTAACTCATTGACaatgtttttctcttttattttttcctgaGTGCTGGTATACATCCCGTGGATCAAGTCCCATTAAAATACTAAATACATCCTGAAAATAACACATCTATAATGAATTGCCTGTTCCTGGTAGTGATTTGTAAAACATATTGTTTTCTTCACAATTAGACATAGCAAGAATGGGTTTAGTCATAAAATTGTTATCACTAATTGAAAATTTACTGAAATT belongs to Rosa chinensis cultivar Old Blush chromosome 4, RchiOBHm-V2, whole genome shotgun sequence and includes:
- the LOC112196678 gene encoding ATP-dependent RNA helicase DEAH13 isoform X5 — protein: MDACSESEPESERTQPRQDLDKSGQVQPMVIQKEIQKTTSVFLNSSQGLVYSRGHATNGGPADGSLSKNVICNVSLPENIASSVNDDHERTEAMDRVKGSPKVTSSRTGEFSDFAAPRSLIAPTIVHVSRPIEVENTRKDLPIVMMEQEIMEAVNDHSTVIICGETGCGKTTQVPQFLFEAGFGSSHSCHRSGIIGVTQPRRVAVLATAKRVAYELGLHLGKEVGFQVRFDKKFGDSSSIKFMTDGILLRELQSDFLLKRYSIIILDEAHERSLSTDILIGMLSRVISTRQEIYVKQQRAVLSGKTIDPGQQVFPLKLVLMSATLQVEDFISGRKLFRDVPPVIEVPTRQFPVTTHFSKRTGTDYVGQAYKKVLAIHKRLPRGGILVFVTGQKEVEFLCQKLRRASTELVMKTSGGKIGCNATDASNKDVELLDMNEINEAFEVEENLADHQIDRFSSVDEVLGNIYEDELDASYDSDTDSEVEIIDDDGGLLLHNPPEIDGVGADVLGETGSIASLKAAFEALAGKTELYSSSDGKQPISVTVDAYFNKSHPSLGKKSEVDIDNSPGGLHVLPLYAMLPAASQLRVFEEVKEGDRLVVVATNVAETSLTIPGVKYVVDTGRVKVKDYNSSNGMETYNIKWISKASAAQRKGRAGRTGPGHCYRLYSSAVYNNEFPDFSPAEILKVPIDGVVLLMKSMNIEKVSNFPFPTPPDVAALGEAERCLNALEALDSNGRLTPLGKAMARYPMSPRHSRMLLTVIQIMYNEKSYSRSKLILAYAVAAAAALSLSNPFVRQFENDSNNHDLDQDENLSASVNNKVLEKQEKLRRKKLKETVKVFREKFSNPVSDALSVAYALQCYELSRSPLKFCNDNALHPKTMEEMSKLRKQLLQLVFSQCGVSGSEKDFSCIFGSLEDVEHVWRASHDKSPLSLYEEDLLGQAICAGWADRVAKRIRGTSGSSEVDRKVHAVRYQACMVEETVFLHRWSSVSNAAPEFLVYTELIQTRRPYMHGVTSVKPEWLVKYAPSLCTFSAASSDAKQYYEPVTDQVLHDVIPAFGPHLWKLPPHSLPITNYISRVAVFAYALLEGQVLPCLRRAREFMKAPPASILRPEAEGQRRAGNLLAKLNIKKIDSCAMLREIWKENPNELHSEIQDWFKESFRKNLAALWSDMLREVLLEPQERFSKREIRRIEVKR